In Tiliqua scincoides isolate rTilSci1 chromosome 1, rTilSci1.hap2, whole genome shotgun sequence, the following are encoded in one genomic region:
- the LBH gene encoding protein LBH: MSVFFPIHCPDYLRSADMTEVMNAPSMDEIGLSPRKDGLSYQIFPDPSDFDRYCKLKDRLPSIVVEPTEGDVESGELRWPPEEFLVQEDEEENCDEAKKENKEQ, from the exons ATGTCTGTATTTTTCCCCATTCACTG CCCTGATTATTTGAGATCAGCTGACATGACTGAGGTGATGAATGCTCCATCTATGGATGAGATTGGTCTCAGCCCCCGCAAAGACGGCCTATCCTATCAG ATTTTCCCTGACCCTTCAGACTTCGATCGTTACTGCAAGCTGAAGGACCGCCTCCCTTCCATAGTGGTAGAACCAACAGAAGGAGATGTAGAGAGTGGGGAGCTGAGATGGCCACCTGAGGAGTTTCTGGTccaggaagatgaggaagaaaaCTGTGATGAAGCAAAGAAAGAGAACAAGGAGCAATAA